The Desulfovibrio sp. JC022 nucleotide sequence AGAATGGTTTGACTGCAGAGAACATCTTAATTGAAGCTCGGAAGCTTTTGGATATGGGGCACTAAGCACTCTGGAGTAAATAACTTAAGTTGCACAGGGCGGTCTTTTTATAAGGGCAGCCTTTTGTTGTTTTTATACTCCGGCAATACTTTTGAGTGTTTTTTCCAGCAGGGTTGTGTCTTTTGATATATAGTGCGGCGCGGGCGGTTGATGGGGATATTTGTCTATCCCTTTTTGGATGCTTTCAATAATTTGTTCCGGTGTGTTTGCATAGGTTACGTTTTTCAGTTCGGTTTCTTCCTTGAGCAGCTTATGCCAGTCGGAATCCGGTCCGGTTATGGATGTAACCTTAAGATTGTGAAGGTAAATAGCCTCATATGCTGTTGATGAGGCATGTAAAACGCAGTGTTTGCACATGGAAAGGACGTCGTGAAGATTCATTGAAGAGCTTAGATCTATGGTGTAGTGCGCTCCGATGCGGTCTAATTTGTATGTCAGATATTTTTCTTTTGGATCTTCATCCATGGGGTGTCTTCGGAAAATCCATATCCAGTCTTTAGGTGCTTTTTTTATTGCTTTAAGTAGATTTTTGAAGGCCTCCTGACTTTCAAAAGTAAGTGCTACGGCAATGGCTGTTTTGTTGCCGATACTTGTTTTTAGCTGTTGAATATTGCTTTGGTCGCCGGAGATTTCTTCGTTAGACCACGCTGTATATGCGGGGCTGCCCGCAGTTATAGCTTTGTGGTTATCTTGATTAGCAAAATATTTGTTCAGGTTTTGAGTTGGTTTTTCTCCCCATGTTAAAAAATATTCAGGAATCAATTTAAAACCTTCGCTGGGAATTTTCGGGAAATGATATGGCTGATGGGGCCAGTTTTGCAATCCATGCTGGTAGTCTGCGTACGGGATATCCTTTGCTCTGCAAACAAGGCTGAATGCCATGTGTATGGTGTTGAAATAATAACACTCTGTTACGATCATTTTTGGAGAAGCTAAATCTATGAGCTTGTTTACGGCAGGTATGTAAGAAAATACAGAATAAAATTCGTTGAGAACATAATAGATACTGATCGGAGGAAGTCCGCATGCAATACATCTGGTTACGTATTTATCGTACCCTTTCTGGGTTATGTCGATGGGGGCAATATGTATATGTTTTGTGTTGTTTATGCTGATATCGCGAAACGGATAAAGGAGTTTCTCCTCACTCCATTGCGAATGGGATAATTTTAGTGGGGTTAATCCTGCCCTCAGGGCTGCCTCATATACGGGATCAAGGTATGGGTCGTATTTTAGGGAATTGTATTTCTGAGAATGCAGATTGGGATGTGTTAAAATAATACAGTTGTTTTTTGCGTTTAGCGTCTCGGTTTCTGATACGTGGAGTTCTTTGATGTGAATATCTATAGGATTATTACTTTTGAAATTGTTTAAAACATATTGATTCACATTGCTGTTGGCAAATGATTTAAGATAACATGACCGAAAAATGGGCCAAAGATTTAAGTTCAGAACCTGCTTTATATTTTTTGAAAAGAAATCGTATCCCAGTTGTCGGTCAATTGTTTCAGCTAAGAGGGAAGTCAGGTTATTGTCTAATTTTAGGGTGTCGATGATTTGCGGATTGTTTTTTTCGAAATGCAGAAGTTTTTCATTCATGTCCATGCGGGATATTGTGCAGGTGGTTTTCGTAGTGGGTGACATGAAGTCCTCGTTTGGCTGGTTTATAGTGTCGGGTGTCTCTTGTACTCGGCTATGCCCATGTTTGCGAATATATTGTCCGTTTAACGGCAAGGTCAAGATAATTTGATGATGTCCGCAAACATCCTTCATGCTTGACAATTCTGTTGTATGTGGGAAGATTGACGTAATTACTTAGCGTGTTGTTTTTTTGAAATATGTGTTTTTGGAACTAATTGCGGGGGACATTTAAAATGAAGCTGCCCCTAATGAAGGAACAAAACCAGACGATAAGGTTTTAGTTGGTTTTTTCGAATGTAGTTATTTTTTTTGCTTTGCCGGTCAGGATTGGGTTGCTAGTACACTTTTGTGGTGATGGTTTTCTCCGTTTCTGGAGAGGATGTTAACTTGGAGGATTTTTATGTCTATTTTTATTATTGCCGAGATTGGAATTAATCATAATGGCAATTTACAGATAGCCAAGGATCTCATTAAGGCGGCTAAAGATTGCGGCTGTGATGCGGTGAAATTTCAGAAAAGGGATATCGACATTGTTTATTCCCCGGAAGATCTGGCTGCTCCCCGCGAGTCTCCATGGGGCACCACACAGCGTGAACAGAAAGAGGGCCTTGAGTTCGGATTAGAGGAATATAAAGTTATAGATGAATATTGCAAAGCTCTTGATATTGAGTGGTTTGCTTCTGCCTGGGATTTGAATAGTCTTGAATTTTTAGATCAGTTTGAATGTAAATATGCCAAAATTGCATCAGCCATGCTTGTGGACCTGACTTTTGTAAAAGAACTTGCCAGGCGGGGCAGGCATACGTTTATTTCAACCGGGATGAGTTCAATGGAAGAAATAGGGGCTGTTGTAGATATTTTTCGTGATGCAGGGTGCCCTTTTGAACTTATGCATTGCGTGTCAACTTATCCTATGGATGAAAGCAATGCAAATTTGAGATGCATCAACACCCTGCGCGAAGTCTTTGGGTGCGATGTCGGTTATTCCGGGCATGAAGTTGGGCTTGCCATTTCATATGCTGCCGCAGCAATGGGCATTACTTCCCTTGAAAGGCACATAACTCTCAACCGCGCTATGTACGGTTCAGATCAGGCTGCTAGCGTTGAAATCAACGGCCTGCGTCAGCTTGTGGGGGCTGTGCGCAAAATTGAAAAAGCTCTGGGCGACGGACTCAAATGTGTTCTGCCGGAAGAAGAAGCCGTGGCCGGCAAACTGCGTATGCACATTAAGCAGGCTTAAGGATTACTATGTCTTTAAACGGTCTTGGAACTATCAACCTGGAGTTGACCAGTCGCTGCAATAAGAATTGTTGGATGTGCGGACGGAGAAAGGTGGACCGGGATTATCCGCAGCTGGCAATCGATTATGGTGATATGGA carries:
- a CDS encoding N-acetylneuraminate synthase family protein produces the protein MSIFIIAEIGINHNGNLQIAKDLIKAAKDCGCDAVKFQKRDIDIVYSPEDLAAPRESPWGTTQREQKEGLEFGLEEYKVIDEYCKALDIEWFASAWDLNSLEFLDQFECKYAKIASAMLVDLTFVKELARRGRHTFISTGMSSMEEIGAVVDIFRDAGCPFELMHCVSTYPMDESNANLRCINTLREVFGCDVGYSGHEVGLAISYAAAAMGITSLERHITLNRAMYGSDQAASVEINGLRQLVGAVRKIEKALGDGLKCVLPEEEAVAGKLRMHIKQA